The proteins below are encoded in one region of Elusimicrobiales bacterium:
- a CDS encoding DUF2157 domain-containing protein, translating into MSFISKLAGELDGCVSEAIINREQCVRIMARAQAKHAASRMQASTWITIIAGLSFALGISLICAYNWDKIPPLAKVLAFNVLLLATGEAALALRAKHGAWALAPAALWFFMPAIGIGLYAQVFQLSGDPVKPFFAWAMLSLPLALWWEGGKIAFAEAALLVYVLFAGAFGHGTVMTLSDMWAGMPASDMRLAWLSAGLVIAAGAYITARKLRNQAVWFAGALLVWIIMLTHHTRMFHCADPGMIMFAAASAALVCIGVGAEYSCGETGLPFIVWFAVMYGAGFLYKHDRLHGFGGGGITANGIMLLCGIYAAAAAFFLFGRKPVFSADPRSEKAARIIMLLFTGMLCLLSGQFTVAAAVAANIVLFGSGAGLIWHGMVSGNLKHVDYGVTVVTVMLFTRFLDYFGSMLTSGSAFIAAGCALAMFAYFIRKGRKIARAQSSTDGGGI; encoded by the coding sequence ATGAGTTTCATATCCAAGCTTGCCGGTGAACTGGACGGTTGCGTAAGCGAGGCTATCATAAACCGCGAGCAGTGCGTGCGGATAATGGCGCGCGCGCAGGCAAAACACGCTGCCTCGCGCATGCAGGCGTCCACATGGATTACAATCATAGCGGGGCTCAGTTTTGCGCTGGGCATATCGCTGATATGCGCCTATAACTGGGACAAAATTCCGCCTTTGGCAAAGGTGCTTGCATTCAACGTTCTGCTCCTGGCGACGGGCGAAGCCGCGCTGGCGCTGCGCGCAAAGCACGGGGCCTGGGCGTTGGCTCCGGCGGCGTTGTGGTTTTTCATGCCTGCGATAGGCATAGGGCTTTATGCGCAGGTGTTCCAGTTGTCCGGCGACCCGGTAAAGCCGTTTTTTGCATGGGCGATGCTTTCGCTTCCGTTGGCGTTATGGTGGGAGGGCGGCAAAATTGCATTTGCCGAGGCTGCACTGCTGGTGTATGTGCTTTTCGCCGGAGCGTTCGGCCACGGCACAGTCATGACGCTGTCGGATATGTGGGCCGGCATGCCCGCGTCCGATATGCGGCTGGCCTGGCTGTCTGCCGGACTGGTTATAGCGGCCGGCGCATATATTACGGCCAGGAAATTGCGAAACCAGGCCGTCTGGTTTGCAGGAGCTTTGCTCGTCTGGATCATAATGCTCACTCATCACACCCGGATGTTCCACTGCGCGGACCCCGGTATGATAATGTTTGCCGCCGCCTCCGCCGCGCTGGTGTGCATAGGCGTCGGCGCGGAGTATTCCTGCGGAGAAACCGGATTGCCGTTTATCGTATGGTTTGCCGTTATGTACGGCGCGGGTTTCCTTTACAAGCACGATCGGCTGCACGGCTTTGGCGGCGGCGGGATAACCGCAAACGGCATTATGCTGCTTTGCGGCATATACGCAGCCGCCGCCGCCTTTTTCCTGTTTGGCAGGAAACCGGTATTCAGCGCGGACCCGCGCAGCGAGAAAGCGGCCAGAATCATTATGCTGCTGTTTACCGGAATGCTGTGCCTTTTATCCGGCCAGTTCACTGTTGCGGCGGCAGTGGCGGCGAATATAGTCCTGTTTGGCTCCGGCGCGGGGCTTATATGGCACGGGATGGTTTCGGGGAATTTGAAGCATGTGGACTATGGGGTTACGGTTGTGACCGTCATGCTGTTCACCAGATTCCTTGATTACTTCGGCTCCATGCTCACAAGCGGGAGCGCGTTTATCGCCGCTGGCTGCGCGCTGGCGATGTTCGCATATTTTATACGCAAGGGCAGGAAAATCGCAAGAGCGCAATCTTCCACGGACGGAGGCGGCATATGA
- a CDS encoding GDYXXLXY domain-containing protein, translating to MSRYRLFLCAQILVFAVWGAKLLSGHTNSAVVWLDTRPVDPRDLLSGHYIALSYPAADLRGLNCGPQPDIFVKLEPDSVPVQTMQGPVLLYHAAACSAEKSGGGIWVRAMQNGGNAVYGIERFYLNENNPIRFAKSGNLAAKVLVNSGGDMRITAVAEKNQ from the coding sequence ATGAGCAGATACCGCCTGTTTTTGTGCGCGCAAATACTTGTTTTTGCCGTCTGGGGCGCCAAGCTGCTGTCCGGGCATACAAATTCCGCCGTCGTATGGCTGGACACAAGGCCGGTTGACCCGCGCGATTTGCTGAGCGGGCATTACATCGCCCTGTCATATCCGGCAGCGGATCTGCGAGGCCTGAACTGCGGTCCGCAGCCTGACATTTTCGTGAAGCTGGAGCCGGATTCCGTTCCCGTGCAGACAATGCAGGGGCCTGTTCTGCTGTATCACGCGGCGGCCTGCTCCGCCGAAAAAAGCGGCGGCGGGATTTGGGTCCGGGCAATGCAAAACGGCGGGAATGCCGTGTACGGCATAGAACGGTTCTATCTGAACGAAAACAATCCCATCCGTTTTGCCAAGTCCGGCAATCTGGCGGCAAAAGTGCTGGTAAATTCCGGCGGAGACATGCGCATAACCGCCGTTGCGGAAAAAAACCAGTAA